A DNA window from Mucilaginibacter xinganensis contains the following coding sequences:
- a CDS encoding mechanosensitive ion channel domain-containing protein — protein sequence MLRIIKTTPLIILLLATLTPFKNFAQEKKKKPQTVLREVQRHKMRSRDSLLRSLNKSDTSINSLLQRVEQYTTTFNQINNSLSEGLDTAEVCQGLPPVVKRLNKIDSLTNTHKSSTLRYLFVLRDNLDRIQDKLEGWQADLEDVSTKLIQNQTELIKFFKDTTLRFVPADSALRISYFEQRRSVRQLFRSTDSVNRASLSKVNVLQDKLSIAYTKVLDETDQIDLKIKRFAIKAMAGESEYIWFAAIQVDDFKAALKSTIKLNKVLFYYFIKSETVTHYVSVLFLALIFIWIIFTRSKTLHYHENPQTILDQANFINKKPVIAALLVATAIIPYFYSHPPVVFLETLFLVSMIFSLVLVKNNFSQLSYSFLKRLFGLTIIYGISNLFIQISNIDRYVVLLLSIASFVTGLIFYKKVKQSPNDHLPYTGLALKIFIAMQFLAFLLNVTGRFSLAKIVGVTAVFNLWLLVILFFVVQIIVQALFLQFQVKKEGNSIINWLDYNILQKKFRNVLVTIASLLWLFTLLQNLNIDDWITDNVSDILGESRSVGGASFTFGGFVIFIAVIWLSSIVSKIISYFYDVSAQRVTDLSIAKKKNRTSTLLIRLGVFSIGFLLAVAASGFPLEKLTIIISAFGIGIGFGLQNIVNNLVSGLILAFEKPIQIGDIIEVDNRSGTMKEIGIRSSKILTSEGSEVIIPNGDLISRHVVNWTLSNSNRRVELIVAVMYGSDIDKVKTLLKTLLGNREDIMKTPGPSVFLNGISESAVEFRIFFWADDISTTLELKSKVLADIHQVLSNEGISLPSSKKDLYLHFPDGVPPQNLIEEAGDEKVIKKEINKNDPGQDQ from the coding sequence ATGCTCAGAATAATTAAAACAACCCCGCTAATTATCCTTTTACTGGCGACATTAACTCCTTTTAAAAATTTTGCACAGGAGAAGAAGAAAAAACCACAAACTGTACTGCGTGAAGTACAAAGGCACAAAATGCGCTCACGCGATTCGCTACTGCGGTCGTTAAACAAATCAGATACCTCCATAAACAGTTTGCTGCAAAGGGTTGAGCAATACACTACAACGTTTAACCAGATAAATAACAGCTTATCAGAAGGGTTAGATACAGCAGAAGTATGCCAGGGCCTGCCGCCAGTGGTAAAGAGGCTAAATAAAATCGATAGCCTTACAAACACCCATAAATCAAGCACCTTACGCTACCTGTTTGTTTTACGTGATAATTTAGATCGTATCCAGGATAAGTTAGAAGGCTGGCAAGCTGATCTTGAAGATGTCAGCACCAAATTAATCCAAAACCAGACGGAGCTTATTAAATTTTTCAAAGATACGACGTTAAGGTTTGTACCCGCCGACAGTGCTTTAAGAATTAGTTATTTTGAACAGCGAAGATCTGTACGGCAGTTATTTCGCAGTACGGATTCTGTGAACAGGGCGAGCCTGTCAAAGGTCAACGTTTTACAGGATAAATTATCTATTGCATACACAAAGGTACTTGACGAGACAGACCAGATAGATTTAAAAATTAAACGGTTTGCCATTAAAGCTATGGCAGGCGAATCTGAATATATTTGGTTCGCTGCTATTCAGGTTGATGATTTTAAGGCTGCTTTAAAGAGCACTATAAAACTTAATAAGGTACTGTTCTACTACTTTATTAAAAGTGAAACTGTTACACATTACGTTAGCGTTCTTTTTCTGGCGCTGATTTTTATATGGATCATATTTACCCGTTCTAAAACATTACACTATCACGAAAATCCTCAAACTATTCTTGATCAGGCCAACTTTATAAATAAAAAGCCTGTAATCGCTGCGCTGCTTGTTGCAACTGCAATTATTCCCTATTTCTATAGCCATCCCCCGGTAGTATTTTTAGAAACACTTTTCCTGGTATCGATGATATTCTCGCTGGTACTTGTTAAAAATAACTTCTCGCAGCTATCATACAGCTTTCTTAAACGGTTATTTGGGCTAACGATCATTTATGGAATAAGTAACCTGTTTATACAAATTTCAAACATCGACAGATACGTAGTTTTATTGTTGAGTATCGCTTCGTTTGTAACGGGTTTAATATTTTATAAAAAAGTTAAACAATCACCCAATGATCACCTGCCTTATACAGGCCTTGCCTTAAAGATCTTTATCGCCATGCAATTTTTGGCGTTCCTGTTAAATGTAACAGGGCGGTTTAGCCTGGCTAAAATAGTTGGAGTTACAGCCGTATTTAATTTATGGTTACTGGTGATCCTTTTCTTTGTGGTGCAAATAATTGTCCAGGCCTTATTTTTACAGTTCCAGGTAAAGAAAGAAGGAAACAGTATTATAAACTGGCTCGATTATAACATTTTACAAAAGAAATTCCGGAACGTTCTCGTTACCATAGCGTCTTTATTATGGCTTTTTACGCTTTTGCAAAATCTAAATATTGATGATTGGATTACTGATAATGTAAGCGATATATTGGGTGAGTCGCGAAGCGTTGGTGGGGCTTCATTTACCTTTGGCGGCTTTGTTATTTTTATAGCGGTTATCTGGTTATCGTCTATCGTCTCAAAAATCATCAGTTATTTTTATGATGTTTCTGCACAGCGCGTAACTGATCTGTCTATTGCGAAAAAGAAAAACCGAACTTCTACCCTTTTGATCAGGCTCGGAGTTTTCTCGATAGGGTTCCTGCTGGCTGTTGCCGCGTCCGGATTTCCATTAGAGAAACTAACTATTATTATAAGCGCGTTCGGTATAGGCATTGGCTTTGGTTTACAAAACATTGTAAACAATCTGGTATCCGGTTTAATACTGGCGTTTGAAAAACCAATCCAGATTGGCGACATTATTGAAGTAGATAACCGCTCGGGAACAATGAAAGAAATCGGTATCCGGTCAAGCAAGATTTTAACGAGCGAAGGTTCGGAAGTTATCATTCCTAACGGCGATCTAATTTCACGCCATGTGGTAAACTGGACGCTTAGTAACAGTAACCGGAGAGTTGAACTGATTGTCGCGGTAATGTATGGCAGTGATATTGATAAGGTTAAAACCCTTTTAAAAACACTGCTTGGTAACCGCGAGGATATTATGAAAACGCCCGGCCCTTCCGTTTTTTTAAATGGTATTAGCGAAAGTGCCGTAGAGTTCAGAATTTTTTTCTGGGCCGATGATATCAGTACTACGCTTGAGCTAAAAAGTAAGGTATTAGCGGATATACACCAAGTGCTAAGTAATGAAGGAATTTCATTACCATCATCTAAAAAAGACCTCTATCTGCATTTTCCGGATGGGGTGCCTCCGCAAAATTTAATAGAAGAAGCCGGGGATGAAAAAGTGATTAAAAAAGAGATTAATAAAAACGATCCTGGTCAAGATCAGTAA
- a CDS encoding transporter has protein sequence MLYVFLSICCSVFVSIMLKLAKRYHIDVYQAITWNYSIAIVLTWLFLKPQLNNIGNAPFYLYGLLGLLLPILFVILGASVKTTGIVRTDAAQRLSLFIPVAAAFLFFNETPDVTRVAGLIIGLAAIICLIPWQKQSRPDKAFNNSWIYLVIVFFGMGVIDILFKQVALVKQISTGTSLFIVYSLAFVVAIIGLFYQVINKTMRFSWPHIFIGWVLGIANFGNILFYIKAHQTLSKNPSIVFSSMNIGVIIFGTLLGFFVFREKLSALNKAGILLAIIAIVIIYNPQFFNHLFSHS, from the coding sequence ATGCTCTACGTTTTCTTAAGTATTTGCTGCAGTGTATTTGTTTCCATAATGCTAAAGCTGGCTAAACGATACCATATAGACGTTTACCAGGCTATCACATGGAATTATAGTATAGCTATCGTTTTAACCTGGCTATTTTTAAAGCCACAATTAAATAACATCGGTAATGCTCCATTTTATTTGTACGGCTTACTGGGTTTATTACTGCCAATTTTATTTGTAATATTAGGTGCTTCAGTAAAAACAACGGGCATTGTGCGCACGGATGCCGCGCAGCGTTTGTCATTGTTTATTCCAGTAGCAGCAGCTTTTTTATTTTTCAATGAAACACCGGATGTAACCAGGGTAGCAGGGTTAATTATTGGCCTTGCAGCCATTATCTGCCTTATTCCATGGCAAAAACAATCGCGGCCTGATAAGGCTTTTAACAACTCCTGGATCTACCTGGTTATCGTTTTTTTCGGAATGGGAGTTATTGATATTTTATTTAAGCAAGTTGCACTGGTCAAACAAATTTCAACAGGCACATCTTTATTCATCGTTTATTCGCTGGCATTTGTGGTAGCCATTATCGGGTTATTTTACCAGGTTATAAACAAAACCATGCGATTTTCATGGCCTCATATTTTTATTGGCTGGGTGTTAGGCATTGCTAATTTCGGCAATATCCTGTTTTATATCAAAGCGCATCAAACTTTGTCTAAAAACCCTTCAATAGTTTTTTCATCCATGAATATCGGGGTTATCATATTCGGTACACTGTTGGGGTTTTTTGTATTCAGGGAAAAGCTTAGCGCGCTTAACAAGGCAGGGATCTTATTAGCGATAATTGCTATTGTCATCATATATAATCCTCAATTTTTCAATCACCTGTTTTCTCATTCTTAA
- a CDS encoding IMPACT family protein produces MLFDDTYRTIEKTSEGLFRDRGSKFLAFAYPLTSETEIKNYVVGLKAEHPKANHHCWAMRLTIDRSVFRVNDDGEPSGTAGRPILNTLLSHDITNVLVVVVRYFGGTLLGVPGLINAYKMATEEALKQATIVQKTVNDFYAIEFDYLLMNDVMRVIKDDALTVISQDFDNNCSIRVSIRKMQVNQTLAKFNKLSGITARYLYSL; encoded by the coding sequence ATGCTTTTCGACGATACTTACCGCACGATTGAAAAAACTTCAGAGGGGCTGTTTCGTGATCGCGGCAGCAAGTTTTTGGCCTTTGCTTACCCGCTAACCAGTGAAACAGAAATAAAGAATTATGTTGTCGGGTTAAAGGCTGAGCACCCAAAGGCAAATCACCATTGCTGGGCCATGCGGCTAACTATTGACAGGTCGGTTTTTCGCGTTAACGATGACGGCGAGCCATCTGGTACTGCAGGAAGGCCAATACTAAACACATTATTATCGCATGATATAACCAATGTCCTGGTTGTGGTAGTACGCTATTTTGGCGGTACTTTGCTTGGTGTACCGGGGTTGATAAATGCCTATAAAATGGCTACTGAAGAAGCCCTGAAGCAAGCAACTATTGTTCAGAAAACCGTAAACGATTTTTACGCCATTGAGTTTGATTACCTGCTGATGAACGATGTAATGCGGGTAATTAAAGATGATGCTTTAACGGTGATCAGCCAGGACTTTGATAACAATTGCAGTATCCGGGTCTCTATTCGTAAAATGCAGGTAAATCAAACACTGGCAAAATTCAACAAACTAAGTGGAATAACCGCAAGGTACCTTTATAGCCTTTAA
- a CDS encoding DUF4251 domain-containing protein, whose protein sequence is MKTLKKLMIVSAMILSCCQLVTAQNSKIQKKAAKAAKVKEMLDAQSYIFNATYVIPQRGNARSITYGYDVVVSKDTVTAYLPYYGRVTLAPADPSDGGVKFTSTNFDYKSEPANNGYDITITPKDGNTQGSKDVRYLRLNVSYNGYASLQVISNNRDPISYNGEIEERKINK, encoded by the coding sequence ATGAAAACATTAAAAAAATTAATGATCGTATCGGCAATGATACTATCCTGTTGTCAGCTGGTAACAGCCCAAAACTCAAAAATTCAAAAAAAGGCAGCTAAAGCCGCGAAAGTGAAAGAAATGCTGGACGCGCAGAGCTATATTTTTAATGCAACCTACGTTATCCCGCAACGCGGAAACGCCAGGTCAATAACTTACGGATACGACGTAGTGGTTTCAAAAGACACGGTAACCGCCTATTTACCTTATTACGGGCGGGTGACCCTTGCTCCTGCTGATCCGAGCGACGGTGGCGTAAAATTCACCTCAACCAACTTTGATTATAAAAGTGAGCCTGCTAACAATGGCTATGATATTACGATAACCCCTAAAGACGGGAACACGCAGGGTTCAAAAGATGTCAGGTATTTACGTTTAAATGTGTCTTATAATGGTTATGCATCGTTACAGGTTATAAGCAATAACCGCGACCCAATATCGTACAACGGCGAAATAGAAGAGCGAAAAATAAATAAATAA
- the ribD gene encoding bifunctional diaminohydroxyphosphoribosylaminopyrimidine deaminase/5-amino-6-(5-phosphoribosylamino)uracil reductase RibD encodes MVQHEKYMQRCIELAELGAPAVSPNPMVGSVVVVNDQIIGEGYHQKYGGPHAEVNAINSVFEKFPDAAALLKKATIYVSLEPCAHYGKTPPCADLIIKHQIARVVVGCRDPFTQVDGKGIEKLKDAGIDVMVGVLEEECRWLNRRFFTRIQKQRPYIILKWAQTADAFFAPADNSQYWISGTEAKKLVHKWRSEEDAVLVGKNTAAIDNPQLNVRYFNGRSPKRVVIDRKLELNPNLNLFDQTVETLIFNEIKTDVDGKNKYIALEDFDRYVPQYILFQLYLQDIQSVIIEGGASTLNSFIEAGLWDECRVFTSEKELKTGIKAPLIYGKTVDGYAIGKDKLVIMINTPQN; translated from the coding sequence ATGGTGCAACATGAAAAATATATGCAGCGTTGTATTGAACTTGCGGAATTGGGTGCGCCTGCCGTAAGTCCTAACCCAATGGTTGGCTCCGTTGTGGTAGTCAATGATCAAATAATAGGTGAAGGCTATCATCAAAAATATGGCGGGCCCCATGCCGAAGTCAATGCTATTAACAGTGTATTTGAAAAGTTTCCGGACGCAGCTGCTTTATTGAAAAAGGCAACGATATACGTTTCGCTGGAACCATGTGCACACTATGGTAAAACACCCCCCTGTGCTGATCTGATCATTAAACACCAGATCGCTAGAGTGGTTGTTGGCTGCCGCGATCCGTTTACGCAGGTGGACGGTAAAGGAATTGAGAAACTAAAGGATGCAGGTATTGACGTGATGGTTGGGGTATTAGAAGAAGAATGCAGGTGGTTAAACCGCCGTTTTTTTACCCGGATCCAAAAACAAAGGCCCTATATTATTTTGAAATGGGCACAAACTGCGGATGCCTTTTTTGCTCCGGCCGATAATAGCCAGTACTGGATATCAGGTACGGAGGCAAAAAAATTAGTACATAAGTGGCGCAGCGAGGAGGATGCTGTGTTGGTAGGTAAAAATACAGCCGCGATTGATAACCCGCAACTAAATGTAAGGTATTTTAACGGCCGGTCTCCTAAACGGGTAGTTATTGACAGGAAGCTTGAGTTAAATCCAAATCTGAATTTATTTGATCAAACAGTTGAAACATTGATATTTAATGAAATAAAAACAGATGTTGACGGCAAAAACAAGTATATTGCCCTTGAAGATTTTGATCGTTACGTACCCCAGTATATATTATTTCAGCTATATCTTCAGGATATCCAGTCAGTAATTATTGAAGGTGGAGCCAGTACGTTAAATAGTTTTATTGAAGCTGGCTTGTGGGATGAATGCCGTGTTTTTACCAGCGAAAAGGAATTGAAGACGGGCATAAAGGCCCCATTAATATACGGAAAAACTGTTGACGGATATGCCATTGGAAAAGACAAACTTGTGATCATGATTAATACCCCTCAGAATTAA
- the xerD gene encoding site-specific tyrosine recombinase XerD — protein MDWHSAIKGFQSYLKLEKSLSVNSIEAYSRDIEKLHQFSDREGFKINPERISLADLRLFIVWAAELGMIPSSQARILSGIKAFYKYLLMEDLIKIDPSELLESPKIQRKLPDTLSYEEINKMIDAVDLSKPEGGRNKAVLEVLYGCGLRVSELTELKLSNLYLDIEFIKVTGKGSKERLVPIGGSAIKALKIWIELIRVHIPVKKGEEDLVFLNRRGARLSRVYIFMIIKQLAEVAGIKKNISPHTFRHSFATHLVEGGADLRAVQEMLGHESITTTEIYTHLDREYLKGTIIQFHPRS, from the coding sequence TTGGATTGGCATTCAGCAATAAAAGGCTTTCAATCATACTTGAAATTAGAGAAATCTTTGTCAGTAAACTCCATTGAGGCTTACAGCAGGGACATAGAAAAGCTGCACCAGTTTTCTGACAGAGAAGGATTTAAGATAAATCCGGAACGTATTTCATTGGCTGATCTGCGTTTGTTTATTGTTTGGGCGGCTGAACTGGGCATGATCCCATCTTCGCAGGCGCGGATTTTATCGGGAATAAAAGCTTTTTATAAATATCTTTTAATGGAGGATCTGATAAAGATTGATCCTTCCGAATTGCTGGAGTCTCCGAAAATTCAGCGTAAACTGCCCGATACGCTAAGTTATGAAGAGATCAACAAAATGATTGATGCGGTTGATTTGTCCAAACCGGAAGGCGGGCGAAATAAAGCCGTATTGGAAGTGCTATATGGTTGCGGATTGCGGGTGTCGGAATTAACCGAACTTAAATTGTCGAATCTTTATTTAGATATAGAATTTATTAAAGTAACAGGCAAGGGCAGCAAAGAAAGACTGGTACCGATTGGCGGATCGGCGATAAAAGCCCTGAAAATTTGGATAGAACTTATACGCGTACATATCCCGGTAAAGAAGGGCGAGGAAGACCTTGTATTCTTAAACCGGAGAGGAGCAAGGTTAAGCCGCGTATATATTTTTATGATCATTAAACAGCTGGCTGAGGTTGCAGGCATCAAAAAAAATATCAGTCCCCATACATTCAGGCATTCCTTCGCCACGCACCTGGTGGAAGGGGGGGCCGATCTTCGCGCTGTGCAGGAAATGCTGGGTCACGAAAGTATAACTACCACGGAGATCTACACTCATCTAGACCGGGAATATTTAAAGGGAACTATTATTCAGTTTCATCCCCGGAGTTAG
- the aroQ gene encoding type II 3-dehydroquinate dehydratase codes for MKIQIINGPNLNLLGVREKSIYGNTDFDTYLNDLRHRYPAVEIDYYQSNVEGEIINKIHEVGFTSDGIVINAGAYTHTSIAIADAIAAIKSPVIEVHISNVYKREEFRHHSMLAASCKGVIAGFGMDSYRLAVENLINV; via the coding sequence ATGAAGATACAAATTATAAACGGGCCTAATTTAAATCTGCTCGGCGTGCGCGAAAAATCAATTTACGGAAATACTGATTTTGATACATACCTTAATGACCTTCGCCACCGTTATCCTGCTGTTGAAATTGATTATTACCAAAGTAACGTGGAAGGCGAAATTATAAATAAAATTCATGAAGTTGGCTTTACCAGTGATGGTATAGTTATAAATGCAGGCGCTTACACGCACACGTCGATAGCTATAGCGGATGCTATTGCTGCTATAAAATCTCCTGTGATTGAAGTTCATATCTCTAACGTCTATAAGCGTGAAGAATTCAGGCACCATTCCATGCTGGCTGCCAGTTGCAAGGGTGTAATTGCAGGATTTGGAATGGATTCATACCGGTTAGCTGTGGAAAACCTGATAAATGTTTAA
- the bioB gene encoding biotin synthase BioB — protein MTEVRYNWTKEEIAEIYHKPLLDLVYEAASVHRENKDYSEVQISSLISIKTGGCPEDCAYCPQAARYNTGVDVHAIMPKEEVIAVAQNAKDGGASRLCMGAAWREVRDNRDFDKVIDMVKAVNELDMEVCCTLGMLTESQAQRLADAGLYAYNHNLDTSEDDYKRIITTRTYDERLKTLEHVRKAKITVCSGGIIGLGETVADRISMLKTLSNLPKHPESVPINALVPVKGTPLANQPRVSVWDMVRMIATTRIIMPKTVVRLSAGRTEMSEVEQAFCFMAGANSIFAGEKLLTTPNPSFDTDMAMFELLGLKPRKAFKNGRPAKAEAVNEVVEN, from the coding sequence ATGACTGAAGTAAGATACAACTGGACAAAAGAAGAAATTGCTGAAATATATCACAAGCCTTTATTAGATCTTGTTTATGAAGCAGCGTCTGTGCATCGTGAAAATAAGGATTACTCAGAAGTACAGATCAGTTCGCTGATATCCATTAAAACCGGCGGCTGCCCTGAAGACTGCGCATATTGCCCCCAGGCGGCGCGATACAATACTGGTGTTGATGTACACGCCATAATGCCAAAAGAAGAAGTTATAGCTGTTGCGCAAAACGCCAAAGATGGCGGCGCTTCAAGATTATGTATGGGAGCCGCCTGGCGCGAAGTACGTGATAACCGCGATTTTGATAAAGTGATTGATATGGTGAAGGCTGTTAACGAGCTTGATATGGAAGTTTGCTGTACCCTGGGGATGCTTACCGAGTCGCAGGCGCAACGATTAGCAGACGCAGGCTTGTATGCCTATAACCATAACCTGGATACATCTGAAGATGATTACAAACGGATCATCACCACACGTACCTATGACGAAAGGTTAAAAACACTGGAACATGTGCGAAAAGCGAAGATTACCGTTTGCAGCGGTGGCATCATAGGGTTAGGCGAAACGGTAGCAGATCGTATTTCGATGCTTAAAACATTATCAAACCTGCCTAAACACCCGGAGTCAGTTCCAATTAATGCTTTGGTACCTGTTAAGGGAACTCCGCTGGCAAATCAGCCAAGGGTGTCTGTTTGGGATATGGTTCGGATGATTGCAACTACCCGTATCATTATGCCTAAAACAGTGGTTCGTCTTTCTGCCGGTCGTACAGAAATGAGCGAGGTGGAACAGGCTTTTTGCTTTATGGCCGGCGCTAACTCTATTTTTGCAGGCGAAAAACTCTTAACTACACCAAATCCATCTTTTGATACCGATATGGCCATGTTTGAGTTGCTGGGACTAAAACCAAGAAAGGCTTTCAAGAACGGAAGGCCGGCTAAGGCCGAAGCGGTTAACGAGGTTGTAGAAAATTAA
- the mgtE gene encoding magnesium transporter, which produces MQSFEIDKSDLLRIETALAGDDAELERVLKEYHASEIALLFEKLPQEAKERIINILPTDIASEVISEMHEEQDPGELLIGLHPEKRSEIIEELDYDDATDIISQLDEDEQQEILEDLDQEDADSIRALLKYDEDTAGGLMNSEIIKVNINLDKKDALDEIIRQSEEMEEFYTIYVVDDADILQGILSVKSILKARPDAFVRDLVNTDFVYVKADLDQEDVAGLISQYNLTTIPVVDDDMKLLGRVTVDDIIDVMEQESTEDILKISGVSEDEELSGNWKEAVKSRLPWLVINLGTAYLAASVIRHFDSTVERLPAIAAYMTIIAGMGGNAATQALAVTVRRISLSDLSDKQAYNAVIKEFLVGMLNGAANGLIVFFVAMFYDASPKLGLVLFLAMTGNLIIAGLTGASIPLVLKRVGIDPAVASSIIITTFTDCAGFLLPLWFATKLL; this is translated from the coding sequence ATGCAATCTTTTGAAATAGATAAGTCAGATCTTTTACGCATTGAAACCGCGCTTGCGGGTGATGATGCTGAATTAGAGCGGGTTCTGAAAGAATACCACGCATCTGAGATTGCCTTGCTATTTGAAAAACTTCCGCAGGAAGCAAAAGAAAGAATTATCAATATCCTCCCCACTGATATTGCATCAGAGGTAATTTCTGAAATGCACGAGGAGCAGGATCCGGGGGAGTTGCTGATCGGGCTTCATCCTGAAAAACGTTCCGAGATCATTGAGGAACTGGATTATGATGATGCGACAGACATTATTTCGCAGCTTGACGAAGACGAGCAGCAGGAGATACTTGAAGATCTGGATCAGGAAGACGCTGACAGTATCCGTGCCTTATTAAAGTATGACGAGGACACAGCGGGCGGACTAATGAACTCCGAAATTATCAAGGTGAATATCAACCTTGACAAGAAAGACGCGTTGGATGAAATTATTCGCCAATCTGAAGAAATGGAGGAGTTTTATACCATTTATGTGGTTGACGATGCCGATATTTTGCAGGGAATACTATCTGTTAAATCTATATTAAAGGCCCGGCCCGACGCATTTGTACGTGATTTGGTGAACACTGATTTTGTTTACGTTAAAGCAGACCTTGACCAGGAAGATGTGGCAGGCTTGATCTCGCAATATAACCTCACCACTATTCCGGTTGTTGACGATGATATGAAGCTGCTTGGCCGTGTTACGGTTGATGATATCATCGACGTAATGGAGCAGGAGAGTACGGAGGACATTTTGAAGATCTCCGGTGTATCAGAAGATGAGGAATTAAGCGGTAACTGGAAAGAGGCTGTTAAAAGCCGTTTACCATGGCTGGTAATTAACCTTGGCACGGCTTACCTTGCAGCATCTGTTATCAGGCATTTCGACTCCACGGTTGAACGATTGCCCGCTATTGCTGCATATATGACTATTATAGCAGGCATGGGCGGGAATGCCGCTACCCAGGCGCTAGCGGTAACCGTAAGGCGTATCTCGCTAAGTGACCTTAGCGATAAGCAGGCCTATAATGCGGTAATAAAAGAATTTTTGGTTGGGATGCTTAACGGCGCAGCTAACGGATTAATCGTTTTCTTTGTAGCCATGTTTTATGACGCCAGCCCGAAACTCGGATTGGTGTTATTTTTAGCGATGACGGGAAACCTTATCATTGCCGGTTTAACCGGTGCATCCATACCTTTGGTTTTAAAAAGGGTGGGGATAGATCCGGCCGTGGCATCGTCCATAATTATTACCACTTTTACAGATTGCGCGGGCTTTCTATTGCCCCTGTGGTTTGCAACCAAACTGTTATAA
- the prmC gene encoding peptide chain release factor N(5)-glutamine methyltransferase, with the protein MKTIKDVFENYRLNLVKMYDVNEVNAITSLTINNVCELSTAKIKAFPEFEISAGQSLKLKNILLELKTGKPIQYILGNTEFYGLPFNVNPSVLIPRPETEELVEWVINSVSSKQWTAGSMLDIGTGSGCIAISLKKNLPGFTVSAIDISISALKTAVSNAELNTVDVEFVEADILNFKPETKAPKFEIIISNPPYVTLHDKAQMHSNVTDFEPHSALFVPENDPLIFYKAIADYAFTRLTSGGLLFLEINESYGSQTVELLRVKGFNNIELRKDMSGRDRMIKCELIPR; encoded by the coding sequence ATGAAAACTATAAAGGATGTTTTTGAAAACTACCGGTTGAATCTTGTCAAGATGTACGATGTGAATGAAGTGAACGCGATAACCTCACTGACAATCAACAATGTATGCGAACTATCTACAGCCAAAATCAAAGCTTTCCCCGAGTTTGAAATATCCGCCGGTCAATCTCTGAAATTAAAAAACATCCTCTTGGAGCTAAAAACAGGAAAACCGATTCAGTATATTTTAGGAAATACCGAATTTTATGGCCTGCCATTTAATGTAAACCCATCAGTACTTATCCCGCGTCCTGAAACCGAAGAGTTGGTGGAGTGGGTTATTAATTCAGTTAGCAGTAAGCAGTGGACAGCGGGCAGTATGTTGGATATTGGTACCGGAAGCGGCTGCATCGCCATCAGTTTAAAGAAAAATTTACCTGGGTTTACTGTATCTGCCATAGATATTTCGATAAGCGCATTAAAAACAGCGGTCTCTAATGCGGAACTTAATACGGTTGATGTTGAATTTGTAGAGGCCGACATCTTAAATTTCAAACCCGAAACCAAGGCTCCTAAATTTGAAATTATAATCAGCAACCCGCCCTATGTTACCCTGCATGATAAAGCACAGATGCATAGCAACGTAACAGATTTTGAACCCCACTCCGCCTTGTTTGTTCCCGAGAACGATCCATTGATATTTTATAAAGCAATTGCGGATTATGCCTTTACCCGCCTGACATCCGGCGGATTATTATTTTTGGAGATAAACGAAAGTTACGGCAGCCAAACGGTTGAATTATTAAGGGTTAAAGGCTTTAACAACATTGAGCTAAGAAAAGACATGAGCGGAAGGGATAGAATGATCAAATGTGAGCTTATCCCCCGATAA